A stretch of Myceligenerans xiligouense DNA encodes these proteins:
- a CDS encoding helix-turn-helix domain-containing protein — protein sequence METDVAVVLDAIGPRLRALRRSRGLTLAAVADRAGLSPSTLSRLETGGRRPTLDALIPLARVYRVSLDRLVDAPATGDPRTRLEPYRHAAGGVIVPLTRHPGRVQVFKHVVSPREPRLVSHGGHAWLYVLAGRLRLILDDDEHLLGPGETAEFVPRTPHWFGPADDAPVELLHLFGPRGDRPVARVDRTGRDSR from the coding sequence ATGGAAACGGATGTCGCGGTGGTCCTCGACGCGATCGGTCCGCGGTTGCGCGCCCTGCGGCGGTCCCGCGGGCTGACCCTGGCCGCCGTGGCCGACCGTGCCGGCCTGTCGCCGAGCACCCTGTCCCGTCTGGAGACGGGCGGTCGCCGTCCCACCCTCGACGCGCTGATCCCGCTCGCACGGGTGTACCGGGTCTCCCTCGACCGGCTGGTGGACGCGCCGGCGACCGGGGATCCGCGGACGCGGCTGGAGCCCTACCGGCACGCCGCGGGCGGGGTGATCGTCCCGCTCACGCGCCACCCGGGCCGGGTCCAGGTCTTCAAACACGTCGTGAGCCCTCGCGAGCCCCGGCTCGTCTCCCACGGCGGCCATGCCTGGCTCTACGTCCTGGCCGGCAGGCTCCGGCTGATCCTGGACGACGACGAGCACCTGCTCGGGCCGGGCGAGACGGCGGAGTTCGTCCCCCGCACGCCTCACTGGTTCGGCCCGGCGGACGACGCGCCCGTCGAGCTCCTGCATCTCTTCGGCCCTCGTGGCGACCGCCCGGTCGCCCGCGTCGATCGGACGGGCCGGGATTCACGATAG
- the cmtR gene encoding Cd(II)/Pb(II)-sensing metalloregulatory transcriptional regulator CmtR → MLTLASRVDVMNRLGRAMADPTRSRILLALLESPGYPARLARDLELTRTNVSNHLACLRGCGIVVAEPEGRRTRYEIADPHLTAALTALVDVTLAVDQDVPCMDPHCTVPGCCDQGAGEAR, encoded by the coding sequence GTGCTGACTCTTGCCTCGCGGGTGGACGTGATGAACCGGCTGGGCCGGGCGATGGCGGATCCGACGCGCTCCCGCATCCTCCTGGCGCTCCTGGAGTCCCCGGGATATCCCGCCCGGCTCGCCCGTGACCTGGAGCTGACGCGGACGAACGTGTCGAACCACCTGGCGTGCCTGCGCGGCTGCGGGATCGTCGTCGCCGAGCCGGAGGGGCGGCGGACCCGGTACGAGATCGCCGACCCGCACCTGACCGCCGCGCTCACCGCGCTGGTGGACGTGACGCTCGCGGTCGACCAGGACGTGCCGTGCATGGACCCGCACTGCACCGTGCCGGGCTGCTGCGACCAGGGCGCGGGGGAGGCGCGGTGA
- a CDS encoding heavy metal translocating P-type ATPase, which produces MSDAGDACCGPDPAAPGDDEEADTRPPWWRDPALLPSTISGVFLAGGLGLEWSGAVVPALVAQGIALLAGAWTFVPGAVRGLARGRLGVGLLMTIAAAGAVLLGHVGEAAALAFLFSLAETLEDRAMDRAREGLRALLSLIPETARVSRAGGDVSVPVAGLRERDLLRIGAGERVATDGVVVEGRSSLDTSAVTGEAIPVEVGPGDTVPAGVVNGAGSLLVEATANGRDNSLTQIVALVEQAHARKGDRARLADRIARPLVPAVLVAAVLVALFGVLTGDPWTWIDRALVVLVAASPCALAIAVPVTVISAIGSASRFGVVIKSGAAFERFGTIRTVAFDKTGTLTRGLPGVVDVRTTGGTGPDDVLALAAAVESTSTHPLASAITAAVPGVTPASDVVEDAGHGVTGRVGTRTVRVGNPRWIDPGELRDDADGLAAAGATVVVVEADGAVAGLIGVRDGLRPEAAETVRMLHEQGIDVVMLTGDNTRTAHALAAEAGIADVRAEQRPADKAHAITGLTAVRATAMVGDGINDAPALATATVGIAMGAGGSAAAVESADIAFTGHDLRLIPAALAHARRGHRIMTVNIALALAIIVALFPLALFGVLGLAGVVLVHEVAEVVVILNGIRAARHPAPSRRRQPGGRLRPPERTLAATGGSGNDGAGTV; this is translated from the coding sequence GTGAGCGACGCCGGGGATGCCTGCTGCGGCCCCGACCCCGCCGCGCCCGGTGACGACGAGGAGGCGGACACGCGCCCGCCGTGGTGGCGCGATCCCGCCCTGCTGCCGTCGACGATCTCCGGTGTGTTCCTGGCCGGCGGGCTCGGCCTCGAATGGTCCGGCGCGGTCGTTCCGGCACTGGTGGCGCAGGGGATCGCACTGCTGGCCGGTGCGTGGACGTTCGTGCCCGGCGCCGTGCGCGGCCTGGCACGGGGCCGACTGGGCGTGGGCCTGCTGATGACGATCGCCGCGGCCGGCGCCGTCCTGCTCGGCCACGTCGGGGAGGCCGCCGCCCTGGCGTTCCTGTTCTCCCTCGCCGAGACGCTGGAGGACCGCGCCATGGACCGGGCCAGGGAAGGGCTGCGTGCCCTGCTGTCCCTGATCCCCGAGACCGCCCGGGTCTCCCGCGCGGGTGGGGACGTCAGCGTCCCGGTCGCCGGCCTCCGCGAGCGCGACCTGCTCCGGATCGGGGCGGGGGAACGCGTCGCCACCGACGGCGTGGTCGTCGAGGGGCGATCCAGCCTCGACACGTCCGCCGTCACCGGTGAGGCGATCCCCGTCGAGGTCGGGCCCGGGGACACCGTACCCGCCGGAGTGGTGAACGGAGCCGGGAGCCTGCTCGTCGAGGCCACCGCGAACGGCCGCGACAACTCCCTGACACAGATCGTCGCGCTCGTGGAGCAGGCACACGCCCGCAAGGGCGACCGCGCCCGGCTGGCCGACCGGATCGCCCGGCCCCTGGTGCCGGCCGTGCTGGTCGCCGCCGTCCTGGTCGCCCTCTTCGGCGTGCTCACCGGGGACCCGTGGACCTGGATCGACCGCGCGCTCGTCGTGCTCGTCGCCGCGTCGCCGTGCGCGCTCGCCATCGCCGTCCCGGTCACCGTCATCAGCGCGATCGGCTCCGCCTCCCGCTTCGGCGTCGTCATCAAGTCCGGCGCCGCGTTCGAACGGTTCGGCACCATCCGCACGGTCGCCTTCGACAAGACCGGCACCCTCACCCGGGGCCTGCCGGGCGTCGTCGACGTCCGCACCACCGGCGGAACCGGCCCGGACGACGTCCTTGCGCTGGCGGCAGCCGTCGAGTCCACCAGCACCCACCCGCTGGCCTCCGCGATCACGGCCGCCGTCCCCGGCGTCACACCGGCGTCGGACGTCGTCGAGGACGCCGGGCACGGCGTCACCGGCCGCGTCGGCACCCGCACCGTGAGGGTCGGCAACCCTCGCTGGATCGATCCCGGCGAACTGCGGGACGACGCCGACGGCCTGGCCGCGGCCGGCGCCACCGTGGTCGTCGTCGAGGCCGACGGCGCGGTCGCCGGACTGATCGGGGTGCGCGACGGGCTGCGGCCGGAAGCCGCCGAGACGGTCCGGATGCTGCACGAGCAGGGCATCGACGTCGTCATGCTCACCGGCGACAACACGCGCACCGCGCACGCGCTCGCCGCGGAGGCCGGGATCGCCGACGTCCGGGCGGAGCAGCGCCCCGCCGACAAGGCGCACGCGATCACCGGACTCACCGCCGTCCGGGCGACGGCCATGGTCGGCGACGGCATCAACGACGCCCCGGCGCTCGCCACCGCCACCGTCGGGATCGCGATGGGCGCCGGCGGCTCCGCCGCGGCCGTGGAGTCCGCCGACATCGCGTTCACCGGCCACGACCTGCGCCTCATCCCGGCCGCGCTGGCCCACGCCCGGCGAGGGCACCGCATCATGACGGTCAACATCGCCCTGGCGCTCGCGATCATCGTCGCGCTGTTCCCGCTCGCGCTGTTCGGCGTGCTCGGGCTGGCCGGGGTGGTGCTGGTCCACGAGGTCGCCGAGGTGGTGGTCATCCTCAACGGCATCCGCGCGGCACGCCACCCGGCACCGTCCCGTCGGAGACAGCCCGGGGGCCGCCTCCGGCCGCCGGAACGAACCCTGGCGGCTACGGGAGGATCAGGCAACGACGGCGCGGGAACCGTCTAG